A stretch of Halichondria panicea chromosome 1, odHalPani1.1, whole genome shotgun sequence DNA encodes these proteins:
- the LOC135331736 gene encoding cilia- and flagella-associated protein 299-like isoform X1, protein MAATGEEASNSAADTIVTEYATYEDNLDSQITPTDLFYLEDEELARQLVELGYRGSGEVLKREDFELRKEAAAASKLARRDQLRVLCSAGKDLQGSVFQEGLAQREETNRNGKISSIIFIRDRNAKGQEISGYIDYAHRLKVDDFDPIFSSRKKLLPRHSDLSFYNWDTNFSSSNSTPNYQVIADNASGLLFKNKRDRKIINVDPKVQAVWGVCVWGVWVCVWVCVWVCCVCVGGNNYKLRYSYSVQ, encoded by the exons ATGGCGGCTACTGGTGAGGAAGCTAGTAACAGCGCTGCAGACACTATAGTCACCGAGTATGCCACGTATGAGGATAACCTGGACTCTCAAATAACACCAACTGATCTGTTCTACCTGGAG gacgaGGAACTAGCACGTCAGCTAGTAGAGCTAGGATATCGTGGATCAGGGGAAGTGCTCAAGAGAGAAGACTTTGAGCTCAGGAAAGAAGCGGCTGCAGCCAGTAAGCTAGCACGTCGAGACCAgctgag agtgttgtgcagTGCTGGGAAGGACCTGCAAGGATCAGTGTTCCAGGAGGGGCTGGCTCAGAGGGAAGAGACTAACAGAAACGGGAAAATTTCA tcaattATATTTATTCGGGACAGGAATGCCAAGGGTCAGGAGATATCAGGATACATTGACTACGCACATCGACTCAAG GTGGATGATTTTGACCCCATATTCTCGTCACGGAAGAAGCTGCTCCCTAGACACAGTGACTTGAGCTTCTATAACTGGGACACTAACTTCTCCTCGTCCAACTCCACTCCTAATTATCAG gtgattGCAGACAATGCCTCAGGTCTGCTGTTTAAGAATAAACGAGACAGAAAGATTATTAACGTTGACCCAAAGGTACAGgctgtgtggggtgtgtgtgtgtggggtgtgtgggtgtgtgtgtgggtgtgtgtgtgggtgtgctgtgtgtgtgtggggggaaatAATTACAAATTAAGGTACAGCTATAGCGTGCAGTAG
- the LOC135331553 gene encoding ankyrin repeat domain-containing protein 1-like, with the protein MSHTHTYLQNVPIPTHTHTHTHTHTHTYTHHTGDWKLNQIHPRKQFVELHVTHAHLPTKCTYTHTHTHTHTYTHTHLHTSHRRLETEPDTPTVQEQLARDLWEAVENDDVSKVRSVLGQGANPNHQLYWSEEWTKKGRIPPVHLPCWRGYLEITRALVSGGADIEKGDGRWGTTAFHWACAGGYMETVVYLSQEMKCRIDVRNKGDQTPLHLACVGGYIEVVQYLVEVLKVDVDVTDDDGDTPLDWAVQLGRTEVINYLRCLQPSTPEPDTRNGSEQLLSNSIVDKTSSIYTTACGCDVGLKERLLWF; encoded by the exons AtgtcacacacgcacacctacctacaaaatgtacctatacccacacacacacacacacacacacatacacacacacacacctacacacatcacacaggagACTGGAAACTGAACCAGATACACCCACGTAAGCAATTTGTTGAATTGCAtgtcacacacgcacacctacctacaaaatgtacctatacccacacacacacacacacacacacatacacacacacacacctacacacatcacacaggagACTGGAAACTGAACCAGATACACCCAC tgttcagGAGCAGCTGGCCAGGGATCTGTGGGAGGCTGTAGAGAATGATGATGTCAGCAAAGTGAGGTCCGTTTTGGGACAGGGGGCCAACCCCAAtcaccagctctactggagtgagGAGTGGACTAAGAAGGGTAGAATCCCTCCAGTACACCTACCATGCTGGAGGGGCTACCTGGAGATCACTAGAGCACTCGTTAGTGGTGGAGCTGATATAGAGAAAGGTGATGGACGATGGGGCACGACTGCATTTCACTGGGCGTGTGCGGGAGGATATATGGAGACTGTGGTGTATTTATCACAAGAGATGAAATGCCGTATTG ATGTGAGGAACAAGGGGGACCAAACACCACTGCACCTGGCTTGTGTGGGAGGATATATAGAAGTAGTGCAATACCTTGTGGAGGTACTCAAGGTTGATGTTG ATGTGACTGATGATGATGGCGACACTCCTCTTGACTGGGCAGTACAGTTGGGTCGCACTGAAGTTATTAATTATCTCCGGTGTCTACAACCCTCCACTCCTGAACCAG ATACTCGAAATGGTTCCGAACAACTTCTTTCTAATTCAATTGTTGACAAGACCTCATCAA tttatacaacagcatgcgGTTGTGACGTAGGACTGAAGGAACGCCTactatggttttaa
- the LOC135331624 gene encoding uncharacterized protein LOC135331624, with amino-acid sequence MATQTQQLVLLLLCIVASLFSTSTGSDDNHVWLLGEDSGYHDNYDTIYSSCDTTSIVALTKDRIDVDYYTAVEQLRMIRFNFPLAVDFVVTRMINEEQQDEVFVAVHEGYMSVNRFGNFTIFPISMGKSSSLIMISNLACTTPAHTAHTTHILCVNVIKGTQKICKDDIPPGSHGYSDVCPRLQLVYIVTSDQKTIFKFNVSDDCLVLISKKSGNDYGSAMWFSYNNGSTLFLSNGLALNAVDLEAAGTLGGEDVGTVHYSSVSQLYSQASQLGGSSKLYLHGLS; translated from the exons ATGGCCACCCAGACCCAACAACTAGTACTGCTCCTGCTCTGTATCGTGGCTTCCCTGTTTAGCACAAGCActg GTAGCGATGACAACCATGTGTGGCTTCTCGGAGAGGACTCAGGTTACCATGACAACTACGATACTATCTACTCGTCATGTGACACAACTAGCATCGTAGCACTGACAAAG GACAGGATTGATGTTGACTACTACACTGCTGTGGAACAGCTGAGAATGATTAGATTCAATTTTCCTCTAGCGGTTGATTTTGTGGTCACCCGAATGATTAACGAGGAACAACAGGACGAAGTGTTTGTGGCCGTGCATgaag gttatATGAGCGTCAACAGATTTGGAAACTTCACGATCTTCCCCATCTCCATGGGCAAATCCTCCAGCCTCATCATGATCTCCAACCTTGCTTGTACCACTCCCGCccacaccgcccacaccacacacatactctgTGTCAATGTAATCAAAGGAACGCAAAAAATATGCAAGGACGATATTCCACCTGGTTCCCATGGTTACTCGGACGTCTGCCCACGTTTGCAACTTGTTTATATAGTGACATCGGATCAAAAGACGATTTTTAAATTCAACGTTAGCGATGATTGTCTTGTATTGATATCTAAGAAGTCTGGAAATGACTACGGTAGTGCCATGTGGTTTTCTTATAATAATGGTTCGACATTATTTCTGAGTAATGGACTGGCTTTGAATGCTGTTGATCTAGAGGCTGCTGGAACATTGGGTGGGGAAGATGTCGGcactgtacactatagctctgtgtcacaactatacaGTCAGGCAAGCCAGCTAGGAGGATCTAGCAAACTATACTTACATGGCCTATCATAA
- the LOC135331736 gene encoding cilia- and flagella-associated protein 299-like isoform X2, with amino-acid sequence MAATGEEASNSAADTIVTEYATYEDNLDSQITPTDLFYLEDEELARQLVELGYRGSGEVLKREDFELRKEAAAASKLARRDQLRVLCSAGKDLQGSVFQEGLAQREETNRNGKISVDDFDPIFSSRKKLLPRHSDLSFYNWDTNFSSSNSTPNYQVIADNASGLLFKNKRDRKIINVDPKVQAVWGVCVWGVWVCVWVCVWVCCVCVGGNNYKLRYSYSVQ; translated from the exons ATGGCGGCTACTGGTGAGGAAGCTAGTAACAGCGCTGCAGACACTATAGTCACCGAGTATGCCACGTATGAGGATAACCTGGACTCTCAAATAACACCAACTGATCTGTTCTACCTGGAG gacgaGGAACTAGCACGTCAGCTAGTAGAGCTAGGATATCGTGGATCAGGGGAAGTGCTCAAGAGAGAAGACTTTGAGCTCAGGAAAGAAGCGGCTGCAGCCAGTAAGCTAGCACGTCGAGACCAgctgag agtgttgtgcagTGCTGGGAAGGACCTGCAAGGATCAGTGTTCCAGGAGGGGCTGGCTCAGAGGGAAGAGACTAACAGAAACGGGAAAATTTCA GTGGATGATTTTGACCCCATATTCTCGTCACGGAAGAAGCTGCTCCCTAGACACAGTGACTTGAGCTTCTATAACTGGGACACTAACTTCTCCTCGTCCAACTCCACTCCTAATTATCAG gtgattGCAGACAATGCCTCAGGTCTGCTGTTTAAGAATAAACGAGACAGAAAGATTATTAACGTTGACCCAAAGGTACAGgctgtgtggggtgtgtgtgtgtggggtgtgtgggtgtgtgtgtgggtgtgtgtgtgggtgtgctgtgtgtgtgtggggggaaatAATTACAAATTAAGGTACAGCTATAGCGTGCAGTAG